Part of the Thermosipho japonicus genome is shown below.
TTCTTTTGTTATTTCTGGTTCATGTGTCTTTAAAGTTTCATAGAATAATTTTTCTATTTTCATTACAGGATTAAGTGAAGTCATTGGGTCTTGGAAAATCATTCCTATTTTTTTGCCCCTTATTTTCCTCATTTTATATTCGGGAAGATTTATAAGTTCCTGATTTTCTATCTTTACACTACCATCGTAATATGTTGTTGGTGGAAGAATTTTTAATAATCCCTGCCCAAAAGTTGATTTTCCGCATCCCGATTCTCCAACAAGGCCAACGGTTTGACCTTTTTCTATATTTAAACTAATATTGTCTACAGCTTTAACAAAACCTTTTTTTGTTTTGTAGTAAATTTTCAAGTTTTTTGCTTCAAAAAACACAAGATCACCTTCTTTCCCTTATAGTAGGATTTAATAATTCATTTAATCCTTCACTAAACATGGAAAAGCCAAGAACAACTGTTATAATAGCTATTCCGGGGAATAGAAGGCCCCACCAAGCCCTACTTAAAACGAATCTTTGACCATTACTTAGATCGAATCCCCAGTCAGGGGTAGGAGGCGCGATACCTAAACCTAAGAAAGAAAGCCCTGCTTCAGTCATTATTGCATCTGCAAGGTTCATTGAAAGTACAACCACTATAGATGGTAAAACATTTGGAAAGATATATTTTAAAAGTATTTCACTATTTTTTGCACCTAATGCCCTTGCAGCCTCTACATATAGTTCATTCTTTACTGAGGAAACCTGGTTTCGTATCACTCTAAAGTATGTAGGAGTATACACAACTGCAATTGAAATTGAGATATTTATTATTCCAGGTCCCAGTACTGCAGCTATCGCTATTGCAAGTATCAATCCTGGAAATGAAT
Proteins encoded:
- a CDS encoding ABC transporter permease subunit encodes the protein MRKKFISERIGEFISDLFGTGTGWLTFIGAMILIFFIILAIFSPQIAPYDPTQRVGRSLTAPNDQFVFGTDNLGRDILSRVIYGARIALMIAFIAVAIAAGIGVPLGLISGFIGGTLDRTLTLIMDAIYSFPGLILAIAIAAVLGPGIINISISIAVVYTPTYFRVIRNQVSSVKNELYVEAARALGAKNSEILLKYIFPNVLPSIVVVLSMNLADAIMTEAGLSFLGLGIAPPTPDWGFDLSNGQRFVLSRAWWGLLFPGIAIITVVLGFSMFSEGLNELLNPTIRERR